TGATGCAGAAGATACGGATTTTGCCGTCAAAGCCACAAACGCAAACAGCCAACTTAAACACCAACCTACAAACATCATAAACTCGATGGAAGCTATAACTTTCAAAAACCCCGGTCTGTATCCGATAATTGCGCCGACTATAAATACAACCGCACAAGCTATGGCATAGCGCAAGAGATCGGCAGTCAGTACACCCGCAAGCGGCGATATCCTTGCGATTGGCATAGATTTAAAACGGTTGAATATGCTTTTATCAATGTCCTCCCGCAGTTGCGTTCCTGCATTGCCGGAAAATGTGATACAAGTCTGAATTAAAACTCCCGGAATGATAATCGGAAGATAGTTTGCGATATTGCCCAAAATTGCGCCACCAAACAAATATGTGAACATCAGCGTAAACAGTATTGGCATAAGCGTAACGTCCAAAAGACTTTCAGGATTGTGCACAGTTTTAAGAAGTGTCCTGTATGCGAAAGTGAACGTGTTTTCAATAGCCGTATCGAAACTGACGCGTTTTTTCAAATCGCGCTCCTGAGCAGGGATAATAGCAGTGTTTCTCATACTAAACAACCTCCTTTTTGTCACCTGTGAGAGCAAAGAAAACTTCGTCAAGCGATGGTTCCCGCACATTTACAGCGGTTATGTCAATTTCCATTTCTTTTAACTTAGCCAAAACATCCACAAGTTTGGCAGTGTCCGCAAGTGGTATGGTGACTTCCGCCGCCTCCGATATTTGCGCCTTGCCTCCAAGAACTCTTTCAACGATTTGTGCGGCTTTATACACAGAATCGGGATTTTTTACTGTTAATTGCAGACTTGAGGCACTTATAGAACGTTTCAACCCTGTTGGGGTATCGTGGGCAACAACTTTGCCTTTATCGATAACAACAATATCATCGGCAAGTTGATCAGCTTCATCAAGATACTGCGTTGTCAGTAGGATAGTAGAACCGTTTTTAACAAGCGTTCGAATAGTCTGCCACATCTGTGCTCTTGTGCAGGGATCAAGTCCTGTCGTGGGTTCGTCAAGGAAGATAAGTGGCGGGTTAGACAGCAGACTAACCGCGATATCAAGCCGTCGGCGCATTCCACCGGAAAACATAGAAACTTTGCGGTTTGCCGCTTCTGTCAACGAAAACTCCTCCAACAATTCCTCGGCTTTACGTTTCGCATCGGTGCGGGAAAAACCTAATAGACGAGCAAATATTTTTAAATTCTCCATTGCTGTCAGACTTTCATCTAATGTGGCGTATTGCCCTGTCAAACCGATGAGTTGACGCACCTTCTGCACATCTTTATTCACGTCATATCCAAAAATTTTTGCTGTTCCCCATCAGGTTTAATGAGCGTTGCCAGCATATTAATAGTGGTGGTCTTTCCGGCACCGTTAGGTCCAAGCAGGCCGCAGATTGTGCCAGTACGAATTGTAAAGCTTATTCCGTCTACAGCTTTCTTTTTGTTAAATACTTTTACCAGTTCCACAACTTCGACTGCGTATTCACTTTTTATCTTGTCCATAAAAACACCTCCGTTTTTTTCCCTACAGTCATATCTTATAACTGCCACTTAAACGGAGGTTAAACTCAACTTAAACGGATTGTAAACCGGGTACCTTTATTTTCTTCGCTTTCCACATCAATAGAAAATCCATGCAGATCAATAATTTTTTTAACAAGCGCAAGCCCTAGTCCATTTCCGCCAAGTGAGCGGTCACGAGCTTTGTCAGCTTTGTAGAACCGTTCAAAAATATGAGGCAAGTCTTCTTTTTTTATGCCGCAGCCAGTGTCACTGATGGTAACTTTTTCATTGCCTGCTGCAATCTTTATTGAACCACCATCAGGTGTGAATTTAATCGCATTGTGCAAAAGATTAACCCATACCTGTAACAAAAGTTCCTCATCACCATTGATTGTTGTTTTCTCCAAATCCGCCTCAAGCGTGATATTTTTCGCTGACCACTGCGGTTCAAGCATTAGTGCGACAGATTGAAGCTGCAAGTCAAGCCTGTATTCGCGGATCTTTAACGGTTTCTTTTCACTATCAAGGACGGAGAGTTTTAATAGGTTATCGCTCAAACTTGAAAGTCTCTGACTTTCCGCTTCTATAATCTCTGCGTAGCGCCGGCGCTCCTCCGGCAGTAAATCATCGTTCTTAAGCAGTGCGGCAAAACCTTTTATTGATGTAAGGGGCGACTGGATTTCGTGGCTAACGTTGCTGATAAAATCCTGTCGCATAGTTTCAAGGGAGCCGAGATTTTTCACCATTTCGTTGAATGCATCCGCTATTTCCGAGTGCGGATCGTTAGGATTTGATTCAACAAATATGTTAAAATTTCCGTGGGAAACTTGTTCAAAAGCATCAAGCAAAATATTGTGTGTAAAACGGTTAATGTGCTTGAAGCGCTGCATTCGGATAAAATTAATAAGCACAGCAAACACAAAAAATAAAATCAATCCACCAATTCCCGATAACATCACCGTCGCAAATTCGGAAAGTCCTGCGTATTTAACGATAATATACGCCAGTGCCATAAACACGCAGAACGCGATAAAAAACACCAAAAATCCCAAAACCAAGCTGATTTTGCTGGGCTTTCTGCGTTCTCCATTATTCATACCGTCACCTCGATTTTATATCCAATACCCCGCACGGTTATAATCTTAAAGCCGTATTTCTCCTCAGGAAAACGCTCGCGAAGCCGCCCGATGTGAACGTCAAGTGTCCGCTCGTTGCCGTCGAAATCATAGCCCCAAATATCTTCTATTAACTTGTCTCGCGAAAATGTCCGTCCCGGAGAACTGGCCAGTTTGAACAGCAGTTCAAACTCTTTCATAGGGATAGTTTCACCATTTACACTGAACCCATTGCGATCAATCGTCAACTTCCCGATTGTAATAATCTGAGACGATGCAATTTTGTAACGGCGCAATAACGCCTTGACGCGCATTAACAGTTCTTCACCTTCGAATGGCTTTGTGAGATAATCATCCGCGCCGAGTTCAAAACCTTTAGCCTTATCTAGTAAACTGCTCTTTGCTGTCAGCATAAGCACGGGTAAGTTTTCATAGTATTTGCGGATTTTCTCGACAAGCTGATAGCCGTCAATTTTCGGCATCATTACGTCAACGATGGCGCAGTCGCAGCCATTGATTTTTTCGAGCGCTTCCCGTCCGTCGGAGGCTTCAATAGCTTCAAACCCGCCTTTTTGCAATATTTTTTCCACGAGTTCCCTGATAAACGGGTCATCATCTACGATGAGAATTTTCGACATTATTCACCACCTCGAATTTATTATATCTCTTAAATGTAAACAAAATTTAAATTGGACAATGCCAGCCTCTTGCATAGATCTCTCTGTTTCATAAACTACTCTTATTCTTTGTCAATACCATCTTCATGCGGTAAAGACGCTAATATATCTTCTGTTAAGCTATCCATTTTTTACATTCTCCATCAATACCACGCACTCCACATGGCTCGAGAGGACAGTATTGATGTCTTTCGAGCCGTCCGTTCTCGGAAACAAATCCACGGCATTTTTTCATTCGAGGTATTGGGGAACATATCGACTTGAATCATTTTACTTTAAGCCTTTATCGATAGCTTCCTGAATAATCTTATGGCAACATACTCCCAACGGATTGTTTTCTTTACAATTAGAATTTTTCATTGCCCCAGTTA
The nucleotide sequence above comes from Thermoanaerobacterium sp. CMT5567-10. Encoded proteins:
- a CDS encoding ABC transporter permease, translated to MRNTAIIPAQERDLKKRVSFDTAIENTFTFAYRTLLKTVHNPESLLDVTLMPILFTLMFTYLFGGAILGNIANYLPIIIPGVLIQTCITFSGNAGTQLREDIDKSIFNRFKSMPIARISPLAGVLTADLLRYAIACAVVFIVGAIIGYRPGFLKVIASIEFMMFVGWCLSWLFAFVALTAKSVSSASMYAMLIMFPLTFLSNAFVPTETMPKVVRYFAEHINPVSKAITAVREILGNGTIGTDFWIALIGTLAILIVSIPLTLWAYNRNT
- a CDS encoding response regulator transcription factor, which translates into the protein MSKILIVDDDPFIRELVEKILQKGGFEAIEASDGREALEKINGCDCAIVDVMMPKIDGYQLVEKIRKYYENLPVLMLTAKSSLLDKAKGFELGADDYLTKPFEGEELLMRVKALLRRYKIASSQIITIGKLTIDRNGFSVNGETIPMKEFELLFKLASSPGRTFSRDKLIEDIWGYDFDGNERTLDVHIGRLRERFPEEKYGFKIITVRGIGYKIEVTV
- a CDS encoding cell wall metabolism sensor histidine kinase WalK; this translates as MNNGERRKPSKISLVLGFLVFFIAFCVFMALAYIIVKYAGLSEFATVMLSGIGGLILFFVFAVLINFIRMQRFKHINRFTHNILLDAFEQVSHGNFNIFVESNPNDPHSEIADAFNEMVKNLGSLETMRQDFISNVSHEIQSPLTSIKGFAALLKNDDLLPEERRRYAEIIEAESQRLSSLSDNLLKLSVLDSEKKPLKIREYRLDLQLQSVALMLEPQWSAKNITLEADLEKTTINGDEELLLQVWVNLLHNAIKFTPDGGSIKIAAGNEKVTISDTGCGIKKEDLPHIFERFYKADKARDRSLGGNGLGLALVKKIIDLHGFSIDVESEENKGTRFTIRLS